The genome window TGGACACCGGCACCGTGCCCGCCAGGATCTGCGTCATGTCGACCTGGTAGAGCCCCGACAGGATGTAATCTCCGTACCCGCCTGCGCCGATGATGGCGGCGAGCGTGGCGGTGGCGATGATCTGCACGCCGGAGGTGCGGGCGCCGGACGCGACGATGGGCAGGAGGAGGGGCGCCTGAATACGCAACGCGATCTGCCGGCCGGTCATTCCCATACCCCGGGCCGCGTCGATAACGGCGGGATCGACGCCCCGCAGACCGGCCCATGTATTCAACAGCACGGGGGGGATCCCTAGGACCGTGAGCGCGACGAAGGCCGGCGTAAAGCCGAGTCCGAGATACGGAATCGCGAACGCCAGAAAGGCGACGATCGGAATCGCCCGCATCATGCCGCTCACGTTGACCGCGAGAAAGGCGAACAGGGGCCGCCGCGCGGCCCAGGCGCCCGCGGCGGCCCCGATGACGATCGCCGCGACGAGCGAGGCCGCGCACAGCTCCAGGTATTGCACGGTGTGCCCCAGGTAGTCGGCGCCGGGACTCGCCACGAACCGCAGCAGCGCCGCCATCACCGGTTCACCGCCGCCGTCCGCCACCGCCCCGCGGCCGTCTCGATCGCCAGCAGCAGCAGGTCGGCCGCCACGGCGACCGCCCCGACGACGACGCCGCCCGCGAAGACCTCGTCGTAGTTGGCGTTTTGGATGCTGCCGAAGATCAGGTCGCCGAGTCCGCCCGCGCCGACCAGGGAGGCGAGCGACGCGATCCCGATCGTCGTCACCGTGGCGACGCGCACGCCGGCGATCACGAGCGGCAGGGCGAGCGGCGTCACGACCCGGCGCAGCAGCTGCCCCCGGCTCATGCCCATGGCGCGGCCGACGTCGAGCAGGAGGGGATCGATCGCCTGGATCGCCGCCGCGGTGTTCCGGATCAGCACCAGCTGCGCGTAGAGCACGAGCGGGACGACGATCGTCGTGGTGCTGAGTCCGGTGATCGGCACGAGCACGGCGAGCAGCGCGAGGCCCGGAATCGTGTACAGGAAGCCGGCGACGCCCACGACCGGCAGGTGGAGTCCGCGGTAGCGGGCGACGGCGACGCCGAGCGGCAGAGCGATGACGACCGAGATTCCCATCGCGATGCCGACGATCACCAGGTGCTGCGCGAGGAGGTTCGGTATGCTCGACGAGTCGCCGAGCGCATAACTCCCCGGGTTCAGCAGGAATCGCACGTCACCGAGCCGTCCTCTCCGGCACAGAACCTCCGGCCGCTTCGCTGCCTCCTGCCGGGCGGCCGGCCTCTCTCAAGGCGGTGATCTCGCGCGCGAGGCCGGCGAGCGTGACATAGCCGGCCGGGTCCTCCGTCCCGTTGGCGGCCACGGCCAGCGCCGGGGCGCCGGTCTCGAGCAGCGCCAGCAGCGCCTCCAAGAGAGTCGCGTCGGCGCGGAGACGCACGGGTGACGACGGCCGTGCGGGCCCGGTAGGCCGCTCCAGGGCGACCGAAATAGGCAGGTATTCGAGCTGGCGCAGAATCGCGTCCGCGCCGATGAGGCGGCGGACAAAATCGTCGGCGGGACGGGTCAGCAGCTCCACCGGCGTGCCGGCCTGCACCAGGCGGCCCTCCGACATGATCGCGATCAGGGATCCCAGCCGGAACGCCTCGTCCACGTCGTGGGTCACGAAGACGATCGTCGTCCTCACCCCGCGTTGGATTCTGAGGAGTTCGGCCTGCAGCCGGCGTCGCGTGATCGCGTCGAGCGCCCCGAACGGCTCGTCCATGAGGAGGATACCGGGCGCGGTGGCGAGCGCACGCGCGATCCCCACGCGCTGCTGCTCCCCGCCGGAGAGCTGGCGCGGGTACCGTGTACGGTACTCCGCCGGCTCAAGGCCGACGAGGGTCAAGAGCTCGTCGGCGCGCCGCGCCATCTCGTCCTTCGGGCGGCCGGCGACCTCGCCGGTCAGGCGAACGTTCTCGGCGACGGTCATGTGGGGGAACAGACCGACCTGCTGGATGACGTACCCGATGCGGCGGCGCAGCGCGATGGGATCTTCCTGGAGGACGTCGCGGCCGTCGATCACAATCGCGCCCGAGGTCGGCTCGACGAGCCGGTTGACCATCCGGAGCAGCGTCGTCTTGCCGGCGCCGGAGGTGCCGAGCAGCATGCAGATCGCGCCTTCCGGGACATCGAACGTCACCCCATCGACCACCGGGCGGTGGGCGCCGGGGTAGACCTTGGTGACGTCCCGGAACGCGATCTTGGTCACGCGGAGTTCAATTACCTGGTTGCCGGCCGCTTGTCGGCCGGCGGAGGAGCGGGACCCCAGAACGCCGACCGGCTGTTGCGCATGCGGATGTCCCGGCGCCTACCGCGCCGTCCAGCCCTGGTCGACGAGGAACGTCGTGCCGGTGATGCCGCTCGCGAGGTCGCTGCACAGGTACCGCACGGCGCCGGCGATTTCATCCGGCTCGAGCAGCCGCTTGATCGCCGCCGGTTCGAGCATGATCTTCTCCACCACGTCCTGGGGCGGGATGCCGTGTACCTTCGCCTGGTCCGCGATCTGTCCTTCGACGAGCGGCGTGCGCACGTAGCCGGGACAGATGGCGTTCGCGGTGATGCCGTGCTCGGCCGCCTCGAGGGCGAGCACCCGCGTGAAGCCCACGATGCCGTGCTTGGCCGCGGTGTACGCGCTCTTGAACGGAGACGCGACCACGCCGTGGATCGACGCGATGTTGACGACGCGTCCCCAGCGGTTGGCCATCATGTGCGGCAGCGCGTACTTCGTGCAGAGGAAGGTGCCCGTCAGCATGACGCCGATCAGGAGCTGCCACTTCTCCTCCGGGTACTCGTGGATCGGCGCGATGTATTGGAGCCCGGCGTTGTTGACGAGGATGTCGAGGCGGCCGAGACTCCGGGCGGCCTCGCCGATGAACCGGCGCACGTCGTCGGGCTTGCTCACGTCCCCTGTAACGGTGATCGCGCGGCCTCCCGCGCGCTCGATCTCGGACGCAACCGCGCGCGCCGCGTCCGGCCGGACGTCCGCGATGCACACCGCGGCGCCGCCGGCGGCCAGCGCGAGCGCCGTGGCCCGCCCGATCCCGCTGCCGGCGCCCGTCACGACGGCCGCCTTTCCCGCAACGTTCAGGTCCCAGGCCGGCACGAGCCTCACCCCTTCACGGATCTGCGCACTGCGACTCTTCGTCGGAGCCGGCGCGCCCTCCCTGCCCCGTCTGACGGGCCCTCCGGCCGCTTGCGGGACGGACCCGCGGCGCGTATGCTGAGCGGAGATTGGACGGGCCGGTCTATCGATTGATCCGCGGGGCGGTGCGCGGTTTGGCGCGCGCGCTATTCCGGCTTCGGGCCGTCGGCGTCGAACGCCTCCCGGCGCTCGGGCCCGCGGTGCTCGTCGCCAACCACATCAGCTGGCTCGACCCGATCATTGTCCCGCTCGTCTTGCCGCGCAAGCCTGGATTTCTCGCGATGGAAGAGTTGTGGCGGATGCCGGGCGTCGCCTGGGTGATGCGCACGTACGGCCCGCTGGCCATCCCGCTGCGGCGCCAGGCCATCGACACGACCGCGCTGCGCCGGGCGGCGGAGGCGCTGCGGCAGGGCGCGTGGCTGATCGTCTTTCCGGAGGGCGGGATTCCGCCGGCCGGTGAAGTACGGCCGTTTCATCGGGGCGCGGCGATGCTCGCGGCGCGCGCGGGCGCGCCGATCGTCCCGATTGCGATCGTCGGAACGGACGACGCCCTCCCGCTCGGCCGCATCATCCCGCGCCGGCGTCCGATCACGGTATACGTGGGCGATCCGATCACCGTGCCGGCCGGCGACCGGAACGCGCTCGGAGACGCCGTCGCACAAGCGGCGGCCCAAATCCGCGCCATGCTCGCCGCGGCGCGCGCCGGCACGGACGCGAAGGCGTAGACAGGCGGCCGGCCGAACCTCCCTCCCATGGCGTACGTCGGCACTCCGCTGCGGCGGCGGGAAGATCGCCGCCTCCTGACCGGCGCCTCGCGGTTTCTCGACGACATCCGGCTGCCCGGCATGGTCCACGCCGCGATTGTCCGATCGCCGCACGCCCACGCCCGCGTCGTGCGCCTGGATGTGCAGGCGGCGCTCGCGATGCCCGGGGTCGTCGCGGTGCTGACCGGGCGCGACCTGGGCTCGCCGGTGCCCCGGATTCCCGCAGTCCCGATGTTCCCCGGCGTCGCGAAGGCGACGCACCCGCTCCTGGCCGAGGATACCGTCCGCTACGTCGGCCAACCGGTCGCCGTGGTCGCGGCGGTCAGCCGGTACGCCGCGGAGGACGCGGTTGACGCGGTGCGCGTCGAGTACGAGCCGCGGCCCGCCGTGGTCGACTTGGACGCCGCGGTCGCGGCGGGCGCCCCCGTGCTGCACGAATCCCTTGGCGGCAACGTCGTCTTTACCCGCGACGTGCGGGCGGGCGACCCCGAGGCCGCGTTTCGCGATGCGGCCGCGGTCATCGAGGCCACATTCGAGCAGCCCCGTCTCGCCGGGATGCCGCTCGAGTGCCGCGGCGTCCTGGCACGGTACGACGCGGCGTCCGGCCGGTTCGAGATCACCCTCTCGACCCAGTCGCCGCATGGCGCGCGTGAGACCCTCGCCGGACTCCTCGGCGTCGAGCCGGACCACGTCCGCGTGATAGCTCCGGACGTCGGCGGCGGATTCGGGGTTAAGGGCATTGACTACCCGGAAGAAGCACTCGCCGCGCTGCTGGCCCGCCGCCTGCAGCGGCCGGTCGCCTGGGCGGAGGACCGCCTCGAGGACCTCAGGAGCACCGTGCAGGGACGGGGACAGCGGGCGCGTCTGCGCGCCGCCGTGTCCGCTGATGGGACCATCACGGGGGTCGAGGGCGATATCCTGGCCGACCTCGGAGCGTACTGCTACTCCGTCACCGCGATCATTCCGACCTTGACGACGCTCGTCGGGCTCGGCGCCTACCGCATCCGGAACGTCCGGCTTCGGATGCGGGGCGTCGCGACGACGAAGGCGCCGGGCGGTCCCTATCGCGGCGCGGGCCGCCCGGAAGGCGCCTATTATATAGAACGTCTGATCGATCTCGCCGCGGCGCGGCTCGGCCTGGACCCCGCGGACGTCCGCCGGCGGAACTTCATTCAGACGTTCCCGTACAAGGGCGCCACCGGCCTCATCTACGACTCGGGGGACTACCCGGCGCTGCTCGACCGGGCGCTACGCCTGGCGGACTACGACCGATGGCGAAGGGAACAGGCCCGGCGGCGGCGCGAGGGCGGTC of bacterium contains these proteins:
- a CDS encoding ATP-binding cassette domain-containing protein; translated protein: MTKIAFRDVTKVYPGAHRPVVDGVTFDVPEGAICMLLGTSGAGKTTLLRMVNRLVEPTSGAIVIDGRDVLQEDPIALRRRIGYVIQQVGLFPHMTVAENVRLTGEVAGRPKDEMARRADELLTLVGLEPAEYRTRYPRQLSGGEQQRVGIARALATAPGILLMDEPFGALDAITRRRLQAELLRIQRGVRTTIVFVTHDVDEAFRLGSLIAIMSEGRLVQAGTPVELLTRPADDFVRRLIGADAILRQLEYLPISVALERPTGPARPSSPVRLRADATLLEALLALLETGAPALAVAANGTEDPAGYVTLAGLAREITALREAGRPAGGSEAAGGSVPERTAR
- a CDS encoding xanthine dehydrogenase family protein molybdopterin-binding subunit; the encoded protein is MAYVGTPLRRREDRRLLTGASRFLDDIRLPGMVHAAIVRSPHAHARVVRLDVQAALAMPGVVAVLTGRDLGSPVPRIPAVPMFPGVAKATHPLLAEDTVRYVGQPVAVVAAVSRYAAEDAVDAVRVEYEPRPAVVDLDAAVAAGAPVLHESLGGNVVFTRDVRAGDPEAAFRDAAAVIEATFEQPRLAGMPLECRGVLARYDAASGRFEITLSTQSPHGARETLAGLLGVEPDHVRVIAPDVGGGFGVKGIDYPEEALAALLARRLQRPVAWAEDRLEDLRSTVQGRGQRARLRAAVSADGTITGVEGDILADLGAYCYSVTAIIPTLTTLVGLGAYRIRNVRLRMRGVATTKAPGGPYRGAGRPEGAYYIERLIDLAAARLGLDPADVRRRNFIQTFPYKGATGLIYDSGDYPALLDRALRLADYDRWRREQARRRREGGLPLGIGLCTWIETAGGGETWETASARVEGSGRVTAVTGSSPHGQGLATALSQILADGLGLTPEDVTVLHGDTDAIPEGVGTFASRSLSLGGSAMAGAASDLKRRIIAAAARLLEAAPRDITLEGGRAGVRGVPKRTLTFREIAARAGEPLEASTRFESERVMTPSGAHVAVVEVDPETGAIKVLSYVAVNDCGRVVNPLLVEGQVHGSLAQGFAQALLEQVVYGDDGQPLTGSLMDYTAPTAADLPPVVSAMQETPSPLNPLGSKGIGESGTIGAPPALVNAVHDALRPLGVTGIDMPMTPDRVWRAIRDASSSPAASGTRPPRG
- a CDS encoding ABC transporter permease gives rise to the protein MRFLLNPGSYALGDSSSIPNLLAQHLVIVGIAMGISVVIALPLGVAVARYRGLHLPVVGVAGFLYTIPGLALLAVLVPITGLSTTTIVVPLVLYAQLVLIRNTAAAIQAIDPLLLDVGRAMGMSRGQLLRRVVTPLALPLVIAGVRVATVTTIGIASLASLVGAGGLGDLIFGSIQNANYDEVFAGGVVVGAVAVAADLLLLAIETAAGRWRTAAVNR
- a CDS encoding 3-hydroxybutyrate dehydrogenase, with the translated sequence MPAWDLNVAGKAAVVTGAGSGIGRATALALAAGGAAVCIADVRPDAARAVASEIERAGGRAITVTGDVSKPDDVRRFIGEAARSLGRLDILVNNAGLQYIAPIHEYPEEKWQLLIGVMLTGTFLCTKYALPHMMANRWGRVVNIASIHGVVASPFKSAYTAAKHGIVGFTRVLALEAAEHGITANAICPGYVRTPLVEGQIADQAKVHGIPPQDVVEKIMLEPAAIKRLLEPDEIAGAVRYLCSDLASGITGTTFLVDQGWTAR
- a CDS encoding ABC transporter permease produces the protein MADGGGEPVMAALLRFVASPGADYLGHTVQYLELCAASLVAAIVIGAAAGAWAARRPLFAFLAVNVSGMMRAIPIVAFLAFAIPYLGLGFTPAFVALTVLGIPPVLLNTWAGLRGVDPAVIDAARGMGMTGRQIALRIQAPLLLPIVASGARTSGVQIIATATLAAIIGAGGYGDYILSGLYQVDMTQILAGTVPVSILALCTELGLGAVERALTSPGLRVRSFE
- a CDS encoding lysophospholipid acyltransferase family protein yields the protein MARALFRLRAVGVERLPALGPAVLVANHISWLDPIIVPLVLPRKPGFLAMEELWRMPGVAWVMRTYGPLAIPLRRQAIDTTALRRAAEALRQGAWLIVFPEGGIPPAGEVRPFHRGAAMLAARAGAPIVPIAIVGTDDALPLGRIIPRRRPITVYVGDPITVPAGDRNALGDAVAQAAAQIRAMLAAARAGTDAKA